Sequence from the Panthera tigris isolate Pti1 chromosome D3, P.tigris_Pti1_mat1.1, whole genome shotgun sequence genome:
TCCCTGTAAGaaggggaaatctggacacagacccGCACACAGGAAGGAGGCCCCGTGAAGATCTGGGTGAAGCGTCAAGCCAAAGATTGCCAGAAACTAGCAgaatctgggggaggggcagggaacagATTCTCCATCACAGCCCCAAAGACCCCAGCCCGAGCACACCTGGATCTGGAGTCCTAGCCGGCAGGATGTGCGAGCCCCCTCGCTTCCGTTGTCACCCCGTCTGCGTACTTTGTTACGGCAGGTCTCAGAGACGCCCACGGCCAGGCGTATAAAACACGGCGGCCCCATAGGACATGGGCCCGAATTCCACTCCCAATGGTAAAGATTACGATTAATTTCTGACTACCAAGATCAGTGATCTGTATGTCAAGTTTCTCAAGAAATAAGCAATCATGGCTTTCCATCACTGCGTATTTTATTTACCTCAGCTAGGTATTTACAGATATTtgctaatataaaaatacaatggcCCGGCGGCCGGAAAGTTGAGGCCATGCAACCCTTACTTCTTCGTGTCCAAATGCTCTAAGGCTTTAAATAGTTCAAGGTATTTCCACATGAAAAGGACTCCACAACATTTATATGCACAGAGAATGGGCTGAGAGCTCAGTATCTGTATTTTGTGGAGTAGTCCTTTGGAGACACCACCAGGCCCCGACCCTTCCGGGCGCCTCGGTACACGGTCTCGATTATGTCTATCATTTCCTGCTTGTCTTCCATGGCCCAGTTGATCTTGTTGTTGTTCCCAGTACCCAGGTCAATCATGATGTGCTTGTTCCTGCAAAGAGGAAGACAGGGGGGTCAATGCTCACAAGAATCCTTCTAAAAAAGAGTTCCATGAAGAAGGCTTTTCTGTTTTGCACCTTTACAAACTCTCGTTAAACATCATTTAAGAGAAGAACACACAGTCAAGAGGATCCACCATGATTCAGGAGAagatgaaaacaacctaaatgctaCTTAAAAACACACAGCTTGCGTGGGGAGCAAGCTCTTTCTGcactcttctctgtctccttaggACAAATACCCTACAGGGTAGTCGAAAGCTCAAAGGACACAGTTTTTGTCACTTGGACCCAGAGGGTTGTACTAATTTACTCAGGAAACACAATGGATGAGTTTTCACGGTGCTCTTGTGAGCACCTAGtgtacatttcattaaaaatcctACTAACTGTGAAATTAATaatgttttggatttttatgATTAGAGACATAGACAATTCTttacaaatgtatttcttaagaGGCTACTTTTAACAATGATTTATATGTGCACTTTATAGAAGATATTAACCCTGGTTGTCCCTGATGCACTAATTTTTCCAGGTTTGCTGAAGACTGATTAGTTTTAATTACTTTAACTCCTCACTTCCCTAAGAATGAAGTGCTCCATCCACCCTGCAGTCTTTGGTCTGGCCACCTTTTAACCGGAGTGAGCCTCCAAAAGGCAAATCCGATGTTCCTTTTCTGCCAcaaaatttcacttctaggatAACATTCCACATCCTCACTCTGGCCCGGGAATCTGGGGGGTCtggaccctgcccctccccctccctggcagGGGGGATCTGGGTGTCTGGACccttccctcccgccccctcccccagcagtcTCCCACCATCGCCCGCCAGCCACTCCGTGTCCTCTCAGGCTCCCAAACACAGCATGAAGCTCATGCCGTGTGCCCGCCCCCCAGAAGGCTGGAGCTCATCCCAAACCTATCCCAGCTGCCACTTAGCTCCCGCCACCCTGACTCAGTGTTTGTGTGCCTATAAATACCCGCCCTCTGGCACCTGTTTCCCTCTGCTAATTTACTCAGCTGTTCCCAACCTACGAAGTTCCCTGATGGCAGGATCCGCGTCCCAGCACTAGACCACAAAACCTGGCAGGActcaatatatatacatttagtgAAAACATTAACTGAAGTGCCACCACGCCTCGTCTTAGAACTCTGGGTGGCAGAAAGAGACGTTCCGTCTCTCTCTGGTGCAGCCTCTGTCCTAAAACACCCATGTGCACAGACGGCGGGGGGCTTCTTTTTTTCAGCCTCACTCCCACCTGAAGGGCTAGGGGAGAATTTTGAAGAGCACGACAGAAAAGGCCTAGACTGCCTCCAAGAGCCCGTGAGAAGAAACACGGACTTGGAGAGCACAGCCGGTGCCGGCTCCAAAGGAAGGGAGGACCTCGCGTtgctgggggtggaggaaagggaCCCTGTTACTTGGCAGGACATCGCGATGGCATCCTGCGGTTCTGTGGGAAGGACTTGTAATGACTGATGCCCTTGGATATTCAACTGAAGGAAAGCAAGCAAAGTCTTGAAGGTGCTGTCTGGTTTCTCCCTGGTGCTCACAGCAAAACGAGAGAGACAACCTAGTGTGAGAACTGCGAACAAAGACTCAATTCTCAGCCTCTCCAGATGGCAGAAGGTGCTGAAATCCAGCAACGGCTGCAGAATGGGGGGTACAGGGATAAGGAAGCCACACGACCTACTGCTGAAGCCCAGGAAAGCCCTAAAGGCCAAAACGTTCAGTCACAAGAGAGGGAGGTGTGCCTCACGGATCTTCCCCGATGCCCAGGCCAGGGACTCGGCTGCAAGGGACAGAGGGTACAGTGAAAGGAGATGACAGAACCCAATGTGCTGCTGGCTGAAGGAGGCTGGAAAATGGCCCAGCTGCGAATGCCTTTCatgaaaaagggaggaaaatccAGGCAAGCACCCTCCCAGGGCTGGGGCGTCGGCCCCCTTCCTCCTCACGTCCCCTTGGGAAACCAGACCTGTTTCCTATGCTGTCCCACACCGtgtgctgggagagctggggcCACAGACAAGTGGTGTCCAGGAGCCTAAGAAGCCTTGTCCATACCTGATTTTGCATATGAGAAGGATGTGAGTTTTCGGAGCCAGAGGGCAGACTGGTAGGCAAAATCCTACACTAAACCCTGTGAATTTCCTGCCCGATTCCCTGGGACTGTGATATGATGGGGCATAAAGACTGACAGATGTCCCAAAAGTTTCTGATCAATCgactttaaaataaggagataatcctggattatctggatgagTCTATTCCAATCACAGCCCTTAAAAGCAGAACAGGAAATCTCAGAGACTGTGCAGACTTCAAAGGCGGAAGGGCctccaggagcagggaggggtcccAGCGTAGAGCCGGCAAGGAGTCAGAGACCCCGGACCCGTGAGCACCAGGAACTGCATTCAGCCAACAACCCAAGTGAACCAAGTGGCTTCTTCCCAGGCTGACGGTCCAGGTAAGGGCCCAGCCCGATTCTGACTTGGTGAGACCCTGAGCGGGAACCCACTGAGCCTGCCCGAACTTTGACACAGCACTGAGCTCATAAGTGGTGCTGTGTTAGCTACTCAACTTGT
This genomic interval carries:
- the TXNL4A gene encoding thioredoxin-like protein 4A isoform X3, whose protein sequence is MYELYDPCTVMFFFRNKHIMIDLGTGNNNKINWAMEDKQEMIDIIETVYRGARKGRGLVVSPKDYSTKYRY